From the Vibrio vulnificus CMCP6 genome, the window ATTGATCAACTTACCTGGATTGACGCTCTACAGCGGAGAAGACGCCGTTCACTTGCGCAATGATCATCATTTTGATCTACCGATGTACCTCGCTCAGTTCCAACAAGGCGAGCTCAATGTGATTCGCAACTTAGGCATCATTAAACCTGAGGATCAAAGAAGCGCGACCGAATGAATCGACTCAGTTTCAAGATGTTCCTCATCCTGTCTCCTCTCGCCTTATTTGTGGCGATATTTGGCTATGTCTATTATCAGGCGCGCATCAACCTGATGGTGGAACATATCCGTCAAAGTAGCCAACTGGCGATTGCACAGGGTGCAAAAGAGATCAGCCACTACATTGATCGCCGGTTTTCGGAGTTCGATCTGGTCAGTGCGCATCTTGCTCAGTGCCAAGATGAGCATGTAGTGACAGAGAGAATGGAGGATGCGATCAGCTTTGCTTCTGGTTTTTCTATGTTGCTGTTAACCGACACCAAAGGCAGCATCATCGATTCGGTGTTTTCCGCCAACAAAAGCAACCGCTATATTCTTCGCCAAGACATTTCGGGGTTGATCGCTTACGACGCGTTCACTAAAAAACAGCTATCACTCTCTTATCAGCAGTGGCTTATCGATCAACCCATCAATCAAGCCAAAGAGCAGTTGGTGTATGAAAAACTGCAAAAACTCAAATCTCGCGGCGAAGAAAACTCCATCGAGAGTCGCGAGTTACGTAACAAACTCAATAACTTAAGAGCGATAAAAAGTTTACCCAGACCCGTGGTCAGCTTAATGCCCGCTGAGTATATCGCGCAGTTAGGGCTCATTTTCGACAGCGAGACCTATTTTCTTTCACGCCCTTTGGTCGATTGCGCAGGTGAACTGAAAGGCTACTACACGGCGGTGCTCGATCGCACCTTGATTGAAGATCAGATCTTTGAAATTAAAAGCACCTTAGTCAATGACAACATCAACCAAGTGGATGTGTCGATCATGACTAAGTTGAATCGTCGTTTGCTGATGCCGACGAAATATCTTAATGCCGAGGCGCTCAAAGAGTATGGCCCCAACGCCACAGCTTCACCGTGGCTCAGGCCCGATCTGGGTGGCGTTCTCATCAATCAAGACATCTACATTAGCCCCTCATGGGGACATCGATTTACCCGAGCCAGCGGGCTCAATGTTGCACAGCATGAGCTGGGCTTATGCTTGCTTGCGTTCATCGATATTGAAGAGTTGAACAGTGAAAACCGGCATATTCTACGCGAAGTACTCGCTTATGTCGGCGCCGCGCTGATTATCTTTTTACTGCTGACACTCTACCTTGCACGTTATGTCGGCGTGCCCATTGAACGTCTGCGTCGCCAAGCCAAAGCACTGGAAAAAGGCAAATCCATTCGCGGTGAGTTGCTTGAACGCAAAGATGAAATTGGTGAGCTGTTTGCCGCGTTTTACCATATGGCCGAGGCAATCAAAGGCAAAGAACAGCAGCTCACAGTATTGGCACAGCAAGACTCATTAACTGGCGTGTTGAACCGCCGAGCTCTGATTGAAGCGGCCAACATTCAAAGAAGAGTCAACGACAAGATAGGGGTCTGCATGATGGATTTGGATCACTTCAAAACCATCAATGACGAATATGGCCACGCTGCGGGCGACAAGGTTTTGAAAGCGTTTTGTCAGTTAGTTTCTCAAGAAATTCGCCAACAAGATCTGTTTGGCCGCGTCGGGGGCGAAGAGTTTTGTTTAGTGTTGCCAGATGCAAATTTGGCACAAACCCTGCTTATTGCTGAGCGTATCCGCCTAAGTGCGGAGATGGTACTGGGTTCCGTACTCGAGCTCGGGGATGATATGAAAGTCACCGTGAGTATTGGTGCCACGTTATGGCAATGCAGCAACTTTGAACGCGCACTCTTCATCGCGGACAAAGCGCTTTATCGAGCCAAACATGAAGGCAGAAACCAAGTGCAACATGCACTGACTGAGGACGATAACGGTGATTATTACCACTGACAATTTACAGCATAAACAAGTCATTACGCTGCTCGAAGAACATCTGCAAGACATGTATGCCACCTCACCAGCGGAGAGTGTCCACGCCCTAGATTTAAGTGCATTGCAACATCCGGATGTGACCTTTTGGACTGGCTGGCAAAAAGAAACCTTACTCGGTTGCACCGCATTGAAGCGTCTTACGCACCAACATGGTGAACTCAAATCCATGCGCACCACACACGCCGCCAGAGGCAAAGGGGTGGCCTCCACGCTTTTGCAGCATTTGATTGAGCACGCCAAGCAGCAAGGTTATCAGCAAATCAGTTTAGAGACTGGAACGATGGCTTTTTTTGCCCCCGCTCGCGCCCTCTACGAGAAATTTGGTTTTGAGTATTGCGCACCTTTTGGCGACTATCAGGAAGACCCAAACAGCTGCTTCATGACGTTAACACTCTGATCACACTCCAATGTGATTCAGTCACATCTTTTTTAGCGCTTCCCCACCGATAAGAGGTCACTTCACGGCCTCTTTTGTTTTATTTGTGACATCGAATCCGCTTCTCTTTGTTCGATTTACACCAGCATGAATTAAGTCACATAAAATTTATGGATATGGGTGCACACTGAAATCCGTACTCATCGACTAATGAGGTCGCAATGCAAGGAGCCCCGCGCAAAATGACCTGGAAGACGATCAGGCGGTAACCCCGCCTGATCATGAGATTTATCGTCCTTCTCTTCTTCCTCTCTATTGCAAGGAGGCGCTATGCCTATCAACAAAATTCGCAATATCGCGTTTGTGGGTCAGTCTGGTAGCGGTAAAACCACGTTGATCGAAAAATTGCTTTTTGCTTGCGACGCCACCACTCATCTTGGATCCATTGAAAAAGGCGATACCGTGACCGATTTCGATGACCAATCGATTCAATATCAGCACAGTATCGAAGCCACTCCCGTCGCTTTAAGCTGGCAAAAACATCGTCTAAACATCATCGATACTCCGGGATTGTCCGAGTTACTCGGTCGCAGTTTGAGTGTCTTTCCCGCCGTTGAAACGTCGGTGTTGGTGCTGGATCCGCAAATGCCGCTGACCCAAGTGACCGACAAGCTGTTCCAATTTGCTCAGCAGCAGAAAAAATGCCAGATGATCATCATCAATAAGTTGGACAACCACGGTAACCAACTTGAGAAACTGTTGGATGAGATTCAAGACCACTTTGGTCATAACTGCTTGCCGATTAACCTTCCTTCAGCCGATGGCAACGAGGTTGTTGACTGTTTCTTTGAACCTCAATACCAACAAGCGACATTACTAAGCAGTGTTGAAGCCACCCATGAAACCTTGATTGACCAAGTGGTGGAAGTGGATGAAGAACTGATGGAGCTCTACCTTGAACAAGGCTCTGAACTTACCCCTGCGCAGTTACACGATCCATTTGAAGAAGCGTTACGTACCGGGCACGTTGTGCCAATCTGTTTTGCCTCCGCACAGACCGGTGCCGGCATTGAATTGCTGCTGCGCACCTTAGCCGAATTAATGCCAATGCCCAACGAAGGCAACCCTCCGTTACTGCAAAAGAACGGAAAGATGATCAAGGTGAATTGCGACACCCTCGAACACACTGTCGCCCATGTTTACAAGATCAGCGTGGACCCTTACATGGGTAAACTGGCGTATTTACGCGTGTTCCAAGGGGAGATCAACGCAGGTAGCCAACTCTATGTCGGCGAGAGCAATAAAGCGTTTAAAGTCGGCCATTTGTATCAATTGCAAGGTAAGCAGCGCACGGAAATTTCACGCGCGTTAGCGGGCGATTTTTGCGTCTTGGCTAAAGTGGACGAGTTGGAGTTTGATTCCATCGTGCACGACTCACATGACGAAGATGACGTGAGCTTGAAAACCCTTCATTTCCCCCAACCGATGTACAGCTTAAGCCTCAAACCCACCAAACGTGGCGATGAGCAAAAACTGGGCGAAGTGCTAAATCGTATTGTTAGTGAAGACCCTTCGCTGCGCTTAGAGCATCGCGCGCGCACCAATGAGACCATTTTAAGTGGACAAGGCGAGTTCCACCTCAAAATTGCCTTGGAAAAAATGGCAAGCGTATACAAGTTGGAGGTAGACACCGAACAGCCAAGCGTTGAGTACTTTGAAACCATCACCAAACCCGCTGAAGGGCAATATCGCCATAAAAAACAAAGTGGTGGTGCGGGTCAGTTTGGCGAAGTACACCTCAGTGTGAAACCCCTTGAGCGAGGTGCGGGGTTCAAATTCGTCAACAAAGTAGTAGGCGGAGCCATTCCAACCTCATTGATTCCAGCGGTTGAAAAAGGCATCCATCAAGCACTTGAAGAAGGGGCGATTTCGAATAATCCTATTCGCGACATTGAAGTCACGGTACACGATGGCAAATACCACTCGGTCGATTCTAAAGAGATCGCGTTTGTCATCGCAGGTAAGAAGGCGTTTCTCGATGCCGTCAAGAAGGCAGACCCGATTGTATTGGAACCGATTGTTCAGTTGGAGCTGACCATTCCGACCAATAACGTCGGGGATGTGACTGGCGATCTGTCTGGCAACCGTGGCCTCATTGAGGGCACAGAACCACAAGCGAACAACCTAACTTTAATCAAAGGCAAATCGCCGCTCAATGAGCTGCAAGACTATGCAAGAAAACTGCGCGCACTGACCGGCGGTGAAGGCAGCTTCAACATGTCGCTCAGCCACTATGAGCCCGCCCCACCAGCAGTGCAAAAAAGAGTCTGTGAAGAAACCACGTCCTAAACGGAAAATTCAGTCACCGTAGACGTTTTTAGCCAACAACACCGCAAGGGAGCATCACGCTCCCTTGTTTATCGCTTCTTTTTATTTGTTTCGTTGTAAATTGTCTGTACGTAAATGGCTTCTTCGTTTATTGCTTGCTGGCCAAGCAACCGTCGCGGCCATCTTTTGACTAACGTTCTTTCGGTTCAGCAATTTGATAGAGCTTATGTTCCGAGCAGGCAGTTTCACAGTTGCAAACTTTATCCACCCCGACGGTATTTAAACCACCACAACTGCCTTGAATCGCTTTGCGTTTGAACATCACACCAATCGCCATCAAGCCAATCACCAACAGAAAAACGCCGAATGTCACCAACAAATTCACCATGTTATCCCCTTGGACGAATGCGTAATATGGGTGAACAAACCCTTTGATTTGGTTCGCGCGTGGCCACCTTGTTCACCTTGCTCTGCGGGCGACAAGCCGATCCACACTGAGAATGAGACCGACATTCACGGCCTTGTGTTGCAGAAGTCATGGGCGTTTTTACTGCGTTGCTCACCTCGTGCAGTGAACAACGACCTGCCAGTTGATAGACGCTCACCCCTTTTGACAGCAGTTTGGCTAACGATTTCTGACCAATATTTTTCACCATCAGTTGTGTCACGCCTGCGGCTAAAAGTTGCTGAACACAACGCGCTTTCTTGGCGCACTCAGCTTGATTGAACGCAGGGTTGGCAAGATACGCCACCACCTCTCCAACGGAATTGATCAACGCGAATCGCTCCGCTTTCATAAAGTGTCCAGAGATTTTGTCCTGATGTAATGGAATCGCAATCATGCTTCCTTCTCCTTATCTTGACTTTGATTGGGCAAGGTCAGCACTTTGCCTTCCACCAAACACAACGCCACTTTGTTTCGCGCTCGCTTGATGATGTTGCCAAACGTCTGCCTCGACACCCCCATACTCTGAGCCGCTTCAAGTTGATGCAGTTGCAATACGTCCGCCAGTCGCAGGGCTTCAAGTTCATCGGCTTCTAGAGCAATGCGCGGCAAATTGTGTGCAGGTATCCCATTGGGCTTAAAGCAGCTGGCTTTTGGCAAACAACCAATGGTGCGGGGCTTTTTCGGTCTTGGCATCGGTGCCTCCTCAATATGACAAGCGCACTGTAGATTTATAATTAGCATATGCCAATAACATTAACCTTAGATTGCAAAAACAACAAAAGCCGCGCTGGCGGCTTTTGGAATGGATTAAAGGAAGCAAAAAACTCGGTGCTATTTATCGATGCTCAGTCCGAGCTGGGTAATTCTTGCTTCAAAGTCAGCAAGGCTTTCCGCTTTGTAGGTGGGTGAGCCATTGAAGTATCTTGGTTTTTCAGGCCGCATGGCATTTTTCAGTTCCTGCTCCTGCTCTAGATTGTCATGATACACGGTGACTCGATTTGGAATGTCTTGCTTTAGTCTTGCCATTACGATCTCCTTTCTGACGTTGGAATCTAAAGCGTAGTCAAGGCCACCACGATGTCAAAGTTGCCTTAGTTTGCTGTTTTATCAGTAAAATCGCTAATCCCTTGCCAGCAGAGAAAAAATTCAAAACGCCAGCGCGTTGGCGATGTCGTTTGAAGATCAAATTTGTGATTGGCTGCAAAAAAGCCTCTTTAAAAGAGGCTTTGAAGAGCGGTTAGATTTGTGGTCGCGCCGTTTCAATCGTAGACGGTGGTAAATGCGGCAAAACGATTTGCGGCTGTTCACCCGTCAGAGATTTGAGAAACTCGGTGATTTTACCAGACTCATCTTTGGTCAGTTTTTGCCCCAACTGAATGTCTGCCATCACTTCTACCGCTTCTTGAAGATCCCACACTGAGCCGTCGTGGAAGTAGGGGTAGGTGAGCTCAATATTGCGTAATGTCGGCACCTTAAAGACAAACTCATCGAACTCTTTGCCAGTAATCGCCTTGCGCCCTACATCTGGATTGGCGGTTTCAAAAGGCTTTACTAACCCCATTTTTTGGTACATCTGCCCTCCGGCTAAGGGCCCGCTATGACACGCCGTACACCCCTTCGCTTTGAACAGCTCATAACCTTCCACTTGGGCCGTGGTGAGCGCGCGGTCTTCCCCTCTTAACCACAAGTCAAACGGTGCATTGGGGGTACGAAGCGTTTTCTCAAAGGTCGCGATGGCGTCCGTAACTTGCTCTAAGGTGAACTCTTCCACCCCATACGCTTGTTTGAACCAAGTGCGGTATTGAGGAATCGATTTCAAGGTATCGATCGCCAACTGATGGGTGAATGCCATCTCTAGCGGATTCTCAATCGGCCCTGCGGCCTGCTCTTGAAGATCTTTGGCGCGACCATTCCAGAACTGCACGAAGTTGAGATCCGAGTTAAACACCGTGGGTGAATTGATCGGCCCAATCGCCCATTTATGTCCAATGGAGCTTGGCAGGTTATCCACCCCACCCTTGGCCACGTTATGGCATGAGTTACACGAAATGGTGTTAGAGGCTGATAGTCGAGGCTCAAACCATAAGGTTTTTCCCAATTCAACTTTCTTCGCATCCAACCCAACAATCGGATCAATCACTTTGATCGGTTCTTGCGCCTGACGTTCTGCCAAGGTCGCAAATGACACGACAGATAAGAGACTCACTGCAATGATTTTTTTCATCGTTACTTCCTTTCTCGAGAGTTATTCCAATCTCACTAGAGCTGCGCATTTCTTGACCGATGCGCTTTGGCAAGTAACTTAAAGCAAACGATTTTGCGGTGATAACGCAAAAAAACGATGGTTTTTATGACAAAAATCGATGTTAAAAGCGCGTAATCTGCACAAAGCTTGTGCACTCTTTCATCGCGCGCGTCGATTTACTATTTATTTACATTTTTATAAAGAATGTAATCGACGCCTTTGTTGATGCAAATCAATTCCGCTATTGAGCAAATTCGCATCAAACTGAAATCATCACTTTGGTCCACGCGACGATCAATAACGAAGCCGCCATCAACCAAATCACCGTCGCGGCAGAAAGTGTCGTCACCAGACTGAAGCGGTAACTAAAATAGTAAACGGCAGCAAGATAGGCGGCATAAGGCAACAGAGACCAAAGACCAAATAGCGCGGTTTGGCGCAAGTCTTCCATACTTCTTTCACTGCCTACAATGAAGTGCGCAATCAGGGCAAAGGTGGGAAATAAAGGCACTAAGCCTGCAATGTAGAAGTTTTTGCTTTTCGACAACAGCGCAATAATGACCACAGCCGCCGCGCCCAACAAAGATTTTAGAAACAAACTGATCACCGATGCCTTCCCTTTTTGATCTTGATTGGTCAAATCGTAAAAGATCAAGCGCAAGAAACCAGCAAGAGAAACGCAAGATTCTCATCAAATGAGAATCTTTGAAAAATCAAGCGAGTGAGGGCTTCAAGCCTAGTCGAGATGAACGCGAAAGGTTAACAACGGCTTTCTTAGCCATCGGGGATGTTCGACAATCTCAACCCGATCCCCCACCAATATTTGCCCCTTGCGCGGCACTTCCATTTGAAGAGTATCGCCATTTTGCAAGATGACATTGACCAAGGTATGCGGCTGAGTAAATTCATCGTCATAGCCGATTGCCGTTTCAGACACCTGTCCCCAATGCACCACAGGCTGTGACGAATAGAGGTTAACTTTGAGTACGATGAGCAGAGCCAATGCGGCAATCAGGAGCAGACGACGAGTAGAAGGTCGTCTTAAGTGAATGGACATAACGAATCCTCCATGGGCGTTGAAAGGATTGAACAGCAACAGAGCTTTTCGGTTATTTTTCCACCATAACACAGTTATTTAGCAGACAACGTCGCGCCGTCGTTGATTTCCGATACAGCTCAACAAACCGGCTCTCGCGTTAGCATGCAAATTTGAATTTCTCTAATTCCTGCCCTTTTCCATCAAAGCGCTGAATAATTCCCTCATCGGTTAACCAGCGGCATAGAGCCACTTGGTTGCTCCTCACTACAAAAGGTAAACAACAATGTCTGTCCTGAAAAAGAACACCTCAAAATTCGCCTTTAGTTTGATTGCCTTCGCCATTTTGGCAGGCTGCGACAGCACAACCACACTAAACGAGACGCAAGAGAAGCGCTCCACTCACACCACTCAAGCAAACGCTGACCAACCCAGTTATCGCGTGGGTGAGTGCCGCATCGATTCAATGCCCCCACTGGCCAATGTGCGTTATACCGAAGCTCAGCGTAGCGATACTCACTGCATTGTTCGTGGCGTCATTGAACGTGAAATTCACTTCCAAGTAACCTTGCCAGATGATTGGAATGGCATGTTTGCCCAAAGCGGCGGCGGCGGTTTTGTTGGCTCGGTAGTGGACGTGATTCACCTTGCGACTCATGACAAACGCTACGCGACCGCAGGCACAGATTCCGGCCACCGAGCGCACGCATTGGAGTCGAATTGGGCGGCACAAAACCCGTATCGAGAGGAACGTTTGGCCAACTTTGCTGGACGTGCTACCCATTTAACGACGCAAAATGCCAAGCAAATTATTGCAAGCTACTACCAGCAAGAAAGCCAACGTAACCTCTTTTTTGGTTGCTCGCGTGGTGGTGGTGAAGGCTTGATCGCCGCACAGCGCTACCCAACGGATTACGACGTGATTGTCGCAGGCTCTCCAGCCTATGACTACGCCATCCAGACGGGCGGATTGCATGCGGCCATCGCGCGCAAAATGTTCCCAAATCCAGACAACATGCAACACGCGATTGTGGGTGCAAAAGAGATCGAGTTAGTGAATCGTACAGCGGCGCAACAATGTGCCAACCGCGATGGCCGAGACAGCGAGGTACTGAGCGAACCTTGGAACTGCCACATTGACTTTGCCGCTCTGCAATGCAGTGCGGACAAGAATGATGAGTGCCTCACTGGCGATCAGATTGAAGTGTTTGATCTTGTCTTCAATGGGCTGCGTGACAGCCAAGGCAATGTGCTGGCCGAGGGTTTCTACGTAGGTGCGGAGGTGGAGATGTTTAACAAATGGCTCGCGGGCGGTTTGGCCATCAATGACTTGAGTCAATTTCAATCTGGCGTGACGATTGACCCCGACATGACGCCACCGGTGACACCGAGCTTTGGCTACGCGTTTGGTAACGGCATTATGCGCAACTTTGTTTTTGATGGTGAATTTGATGCGACAAGCTACAACTTCGATAATCTGCGTAAAGATGGCGCTAAGGTGACTGAGTCGATCAGTGCAGTAAACCCAGATTTGAGTGCATTTCGTCAACAAGGTGGCAAATTGCTCTTGTGGAATGGCTTGCGTGATGTCGCGGTGACGCCGGCCAGCACCATTCGCTATTATCAAGATGTGTTAGCGCACGATCCAAAAGCCGCGAACGATGTGGCGCTGTTTTTGCTGCCGGGTATGGACCACTGTGCAGGCGGCGCAGCACCTTGGCTTGTCGATTGGATTGACGAAGCAAACCTGTGGTTAGACAGTGGCAACGCCCCTACAGAAATCATCGCGCATGATTTTACGCCAACCGAAGGCTTGAGCGGCAACGGTAAGATTTGCGCCTTCCCCGATGTCGCCATGTGGGACGGTAAGGGAGACCCGCGCAGTGCCGATAGCTTCCGCTGCGAACCCCCTGAGCAAACGCAATAGCGCCAAGTAGACCTTTGCAAATTCGAGCAGGCTCTCCACGTTGAGAGCCTGCTTTTTATTCATCACTGGGATGACGATCAAAACTCTGCTCTGGCTGAATCACCCCATCAAAATAACTCTGCACGGTTTGATGAATCAGTTGATAGAGAGGGAAACCGCGTTTGGTACGCAAATAGCCACCACTTATCGCGATTTCTCGCATCTCTTTCGGCATGGCAGGCAAGGGAAATGTGCCGATTTGCGAATCAAACACCTTCATAAAATTGCTGCCATAAAGAATCGCATCTGAGTGTTTTAAGGCGCTGGTCAATACACGGACACTGTGAGTCACTAAAGTAAAATTGGCTTGATAACCCTTAGCCAAGTAGAGCTCTTCAATCGGTACCCGCTTTGAATTAATGCCATCGATAGCCAAACGTACGATAGGCAAAGGATGAATGGCTTGCCAATCACTGGTTTGACTCAAGATGGGGTGATCTTTTCGCGCCACCAAACAGAGTTTTACGTCTTGTAATTTATGGGTATAGACTTCTTGCGGCAAAGGAAACGCCGAGAAATGGATCAGATAGTCAATCTTGCCATTAAGCAATTCGGCTAACGAATCTTCTTGCCAATACACCAGCTTAAACGTGGCCTGAGGCAGTGCCTGGCTGAGGGCAGCGTACAAGCCATCACCATAAAGTTCGAGGAAATAGATGTTCATCGCTAAAGTAATCTCACCGCGAAACGCCTCTGGCTCAAAACTTTGGTAAGACTCGACCACTTTTAGAATGGGGTTAAACATCTCTTCAGCGGCTTCTGCCAGCTTTTCGGCTAATTCAGAAGGCTCAACGCCGTGAGCTTTACGAATAAACAGGCCATCACCAAATGTCTCCCGCAGTTTTGCCATCCCTCGGCTAACGCTGGTTTGCGAAATGCCCAGTTTGTCGGCAGCTGCATGGGTATTGCGCGTCTCAACCACGGCCTGCAAAAGCTTGAGTAAGTTAAGATCTAAATCCTTTATGTCTTTCATGTCACACTCCTGTGTTCATCATCGCCAGCCTTGCTCTGCTGTTCACCGCAAAGCTGGGCAAATCACGGCAAAGATAGGCAAAGACGAGAGAGATGAAATAAGCATATTAACATTAGCTAATAAACTCAAAGGGTTGTTTAGAAAAAACCACCGATCCACTCACCAAACGAACCATTCACATCATCCGAGATAAGGCGAGATAAGGGCAAACAAAAAAGGCCAGCGCATCACTGCACTGGCCTGAAAAGCGTTTCCGCTATATTAAAAAGCGCCTTCATAGGCGAAGAGTGACAGATTGTTACCGTCATCATATTGATAGCGGTAGACCAAAGCACTGTTGCTATTGAGCCTAAATCCAAGGTGGGCGTGAACATCCCAATCTCTTAATTTTTTGTTTGGCCCATTTTTCTCTCTCAATGTCCCAAAGCTGTGATTGTATTCTGGCTTCAAACCAAACCAGATATTGCGCTGGCTATCCACCACCATATCAAGATGTGCTCGCGCGTAGTACAAACTGCCGCTCATCTCTCGATGACGGAACTTATTGAGATCGCCACCCGGATAAAAACTCAAAATAGGACTGATGGGCATCTCATAGTAACTTCCTATTGAGAGTTCTTTTGCTCGGATATCACGGCCATCAAAATCAGAATCATTCAGATAGGCAACCAAGACACCTAATCCATCCCTTCTTTGCGCCTCAAAGCTGAAGTGATGGCGGTCAAAGTGGTGGTTGGTCACATAACCACTCAATAGGCTCCAATCGTGTTGCAGAGGGTGAGCATATTGCAATGCCAAATCAAACTCCCCGTCACCATAACCGAGTTGCATTCCAGTGTAATGCTGGTGTGGATTAACAAATACGCTGGTTGTAGAGCCCATCGCCATTGGAGATATCATCAACCCAGTGAGCAAAAGTTGGATGGTTTTGAGTGTCATATTGCTGTTCTCGTCATGCTGTTTAGAAACTCGCATGTTATGGGCCGTACGCCAAAAGAACGATGAATTACAGTAATTCAATTTTGTCGCCACCACAGCGGATATACTTAGGCTCTTTGTGCAAATTTGAATTTCTCAAATCCCTGTCACCACACATGGTTGTCATGCATAGTTCCTCTCACTTTTGAGCCCCAAGGCTCGCTCTAGCCATGACTGAAAACAATGAGAGGAAATATGGAGTTAACCATTTATTTGAACGATCGGCCTTATCGCGTTTGCGATATGGGTGATGGGGAATGCAAGGTGGTGGTGATTCATGCCTTCCACCTAGAATCGCTCTGCGACTGGTACCACCGAGAGTCACTCTCCAACACGCGCGTGATCATCGTGGATATTTCTCGCAGTTGGGCCAAGTCGTTGGATGAGCTCTCTTCAAACGATCAGGCACTGTTAGCCGCAGATTTGCACCTGCTTGCCGATGTTTACTGGCTCGATCACTTCCACATTGACACTGGCGCGCTGGATGAGCAGTTTACTCACCGCCTCAAGCAGGAATTTTATCCTCGGCAGATTCACTGAGCCATGGCAACGCCTAACGTGAATCTCTCGGTTAGGCGTGCGATTTTTGCGTCACAAATGCCAGCGGGGTCTGCCCCGTTTGCTTTTTGAAAAATGCGATAAACGCACTGTCTGAGGAAAAAGCCAGTTGGTGCGCCACTTCGCTGACGGGTAACGGTGTTGATAATAATTCGATCGCTTTCAACACCCGCCATTGTTGCCGCCATTCTTGGTACGACATGCCTGTATCTTGTTTAAACAAACGGGTAATGGTTTTGCTGCTGGCGCCCACTTGCTTCGCCAACTCGCCACAACTCGGCGCTAAGAAATCACTTCTTGCCAGTTGCTGACTCCATTTCTTCAGCCGGCGATCGGTGGGCAACGGCAGACGATAATCGTGTTGCTGCGCAGCAAAGAACTCTTCCCAAAACAGCGCTAGCGTATGCGTCATCTCTTGTTCATTTTTGTCCCAAGGCCAAAAAGCAATTCGCTCAATCAACGCACGCAGCAGTTCATTGACCTCAATCACCGTTACCTTGTCTGGGCTATTTATCTCAGAGCAATCAAAGTAGAGCGAACGATAGGCCACCACATTGGTCATCACCGCCTGATGTGCCACCCTAGGAGGGATCCACACCGCTTTGGTGGGCGGTAAGATGCAGATTGCCCCTTCTAAGGCAAAGCTCATGCAACCTTTTGGCGCATAAAGCAACTGACCTTTGTGGTGTTGGTGCATGCCAGAGTCGTGCTGTCCAACGTCTGCGGCAATGCCGATCACTCGGCCAGGCAGTCGATCGGCATTGAAGACGGTTAGATGATTAATGATGGCCATATGTCCGAATGTTGATATTTTTTGTTTTAATGTTATTAACTGGAAATTTTAGTCTCTCACTACACTAGGCACCAAGTT encodes:
- a CDS encoding AraC family transcriptional regulator is translated as MAIINHLTVFNADRLPGRVIGIAADVGQHDSGMHQHHKGQLLYAPKGCMSFALEGAICILPPTKAVWIPPRVAHQAVMTNVVAYRSLYFDCSEINSPDKVTVIEVNELLRALIERIAFWPWDKNEQEMTHTLALFWEEFFAAQQHDYRLPLPTDRRLKKWSQQLARSDFLAPSCGELAKQVGASSKTITRLFKQDTGMSYQEWRQQWRVLKAIELLSTPLPVSEVAHQLAFSSDSAFIAFFKKQTGQTPLAFVTQKSHA
- a CDS encoding GlpM family protein; this encodes MISLFLKSLLGAAAVVIIALLSKSKNFYIAGLVPLFPTFALIAHFIVGSERSMEDLRQTALFGLWSLLPYAAYLAAVYYFSYRFSLVTTLSAATVIWLMAASLLIVAWTKVMISV
- a CDS encoding cytochrome-c peroxidase, giving the protein MKKIIAVSLLSVVSFATLAERQAQEPIKVIDPIVGLDAKKVELGKTLWFEPRLSASNTISCNSCHNVAKGGVDNLPSSIGHKWAIGPINSPTVFNSDLNFVQFWNGRAKDLQEQAAGPIENPLEMAFTHQLAIDTLKSIPQYRTWFKQAYGVEEFTLEQVTDAIATFEKTLRTPNAPFDLWLRGEDRALTTAQVEGYELFKAKGCTACHSGPLAGGQMYQKMGLVKPFETANPDVGRKAITGKEFDEFVFKVPTLRNIELTYPYFHDGSVWDLQEAVEVMADIQLGQKLTKDESGKITEFLKSLTGEQPQIVLPHLPPSTIETARPQI
- a CDS encoding tannase/feruloyl esterase family alpha/beta hydrolase, which codes for MSVLKKNTSKFAFSLIAFAILAGCDSTTTLNETQEKRSTHTTQANADQPSYRVGECRIDSMPPLANVRYTEAQRSDTHCIVRGVIEREIHFQVTLPDDWNGMFAQSGGGGFVGSVVDVIHLATHDKRYATAGTDSGHRAHALESNWAAQNPYREERLANFAGRATHLTTQNAKQIIASYYQQESQRNLFFGCSRGGGEGLIAAQRYPTDYDVIVAGSPAYDYAIQTGGLHAAIARKMFPNPDNMQHAIVGAKEIELVNRTAAQQCANRDGRDSEVLSEPWNCHIDFAALQCSADKNDECLTGDQIEVFDLVFNGLRDSQGNVLAEGFYVGAEVEMFNKWLAGGLAINDLSQFQSGVTIDPDMTPPVTPSFGYAFGNGIMRNFVFDGEFDATSYNFDNLRKDGAKVTESISAVNPDLSAFRQQGGKLLLWNGLRDVAVTPASTIRYYQDVLAHDPKAANDVALFLLPGMDHCAGGAAPWLVDWIDEANLWLDSGNAPTEIIAHDFTPTEGLSGNGKICAFPDVAMWDGKGDPRSADSFRCEPPEQTQ
- a CDS encoding LysR family transcriptional regulator encodes the protein MKDIKDLDLNLLKLLQAVVETRNTHAAADKLGISQTSVSRGMAKLRETFGDGLFIRKAHGVEPSELAEKLAEAAEEMFNPILKVVESYQSFEPEAFRGEITLAMNIYFLELYGDGLYAALSQALPQATFKLVYWQEDSLAELLNGKIDYLIHFSAFPLPQEVYTHKLQDVKLCLVARKDHPILSQTSDWQAIHPLPIVRLAIDGINSKRVPIEELYLAKGYQANFTLVTHSVRVLTSALKHSDAILYGSNFMKVFDSQIGTFPLPAMPKEMREIAISGGYLRTKRGFPLYQLIHQTVQSYFDGVIQPEQSFDRHPSDE